The Haemophilus parainfluenzae genome window below encodes:
- the thrS gene encoding threonine--tRNA ligase codes for MPIITLPDGSKREFDRPVSVLEVAQDIGAGLAKATIAGRVNGERRDACDIINEDANLGIITAKDEDGLEIIRHSCAHLLGHAIKQLFPDVKMAIGPTIENGFYYDVDLDRSLTQEDIDAIEKRMLELAKTNYDVIKTPVSWQEARDTFEKRGEPYKMAILDENIERTATPALYHHEEYIDMCRGPHVPNMRFCQHFKLMKVAGAYWRGDSKNKMLQRIYGTAWADKKQLAEYLTRLEEAAKRDHRKIGKALDLYHMQEEAPGMVFWHNDGWTIFRELETFVRTKLKEYDYQEVKGPFMMDRVLWEKTGHWQNYGDLMFTTQSENREYAIKPMNCPGHVQIFNQGLKSYRDLPIRMAEFGSCHRNEPSGSLHGLMRVRGFTQDDAHIFCTEDQIESEVTSCIKMVYDIYSTFGFQNIQVKLSTRPEKRIGADDMWDRAEAGLAAALAHNGLEYEIQEGEGAFYGPKIEFALRDCLDREWQCGTIQLDFALPGRLNASYVAEDNDRRTPVMIHRAILGSIERFIGIITEEYAGFFPAWLAPVQAIVMNITDSQADYVQKVVKQLSDAGLRVKADLRNEKVGFKIREHTLRRVPYMLVCGDKEIAEGKVAVRTRKGADLGTFTIEEFAEILKSQVRQRELKLLGEE; via the coding sequence ATGCCTATTATTACTTTACCGGACGGTTCTAAACGTGAATTTGATCGTCCAGTTTCTGTGTTAGAAGTGGCTCAAGATATCGGAGCCGGTCTTGCCAAAGCAACCATCGCTGGCCGTGTAAACGGTGAACGTCGTGATGCGTGTGACATCATCAATGAAGATGCCAACCTTGGAATTATTACAGCAAAAGATGAAGACGGTTTAGAAATTATTCGTCACTCTTGCGCGCATTTGCTTGGTCACGCAATCAAACAATTATTCCCAGATGTCAAAATGGCAATCGGTCCAACGATTGAAAATGGCTTCTATTATGACGTGGATTTAGACCGCTCTTTAACGCAAGAAGACATTGATGCGATTGAAAAACGTATGCTTGAATTGGCGAAAACCAATTATGACGTAATCAAAACTCCGGTAAGCTGGCAAGAAGCAAGAGATACTTTTGAAAAACGCGGTGAGCCATACAAAATGGCTATCTTAGATGAAAACATCGAACGTACCGCAACGCCTGCGCTTTATCATCACGAAGAATACATTGATATGTGTCGTGGGCCACATGTGCCAAATATGCGTTTCTGCCAACACTTCAAATTAATGAAGGTTGCAGGTGCGTACTGGCGTGGTGATAGCAAAAATAAAATGTTACAACGTATCTATGGTACGGCTTGGGCAGATAAAAAACAATTAGCTGAATACTTAACTCGCTTAGAAGAAGCGGCAAAACGTGACCACCGTAAAATTGGTAAAGCGTTAGATTTATATCATATGCAAGAAGAAGCACCGGGTATGGTGTTCTGGCATAACGATGGTTGGACAATTTTCCGTGAATTGGAAACCTTCGTACGTACTAAATTAAAAGAATACGATTATCAAGAAGTGAAAGGTCCGTTCATGATGGATCGTGTGTTATGGGAAAAAACAGGTCACTGGCAAAACTACGGTGATTTGATGTTTACTACACAATCAGAAAACCGTGAATATGCGATTAAACCAATGAACTGTCCGGGACACGTTCAAATCTTTAACCAAGGTTTAAAATCTTACCGTGATTTACCAATCCGTATGGCAGAATTTGGTTCTTGTCACCGTAACGAACCATCAGGTTCTTTACACGGTTTAATGCGTGTCCGTGGCTTCACTCAAGACGATGCACACATTTTCTGTACTGAAGATCAAATTGAAAGCGAAGTAACCAGCTGTATTAAAATGGTTTACGACATTTACAGCACGTTCGGTTTCCAAAATATTCAGGTGAAATTATCAACTCGTCCTGAAAAACGTATTGGTGCGGATGATATGTGGGATCGTGCAGAAGCAGGTCTTGCGGCAGCATTAGCGCATAACGGTCTTGAATATGAAATTCAAGAAGGTGAAGGTGCGTTCTATGGTCCGAAAATTGAGTTTGCATTACGTGACTGCTTAGATCGTGAATGGCAATGCGGTACTATCCAATTAGACTTTGCATTACCAGGTCGTTTAAATGCATCTTATGTGGCAGAAGATAATGATCGCCGTACACCGGTTATGATTCACCGTGCGATTTTAGGTTCTATTGAACGCTTCATTGGTATCATTACTGAAGAATATGCTGGGTTCTTCCCTGCATGGTTAGCGCCAGTTCAAGCGATTGTGATGAACATTACAGATAGCCAAGCAGACTACGTTCAAAAAGTGGTGAAACAACTTTCTGATGCTGGATTACGCGTAAAAGCAGATTTACGTAATGAGAAAGTCGGCTTTAAGATTCGCGAACATACCTTACGCCGCGTACCTTATATGCTCGTTTGCGGTGATAAAGAAATCGCAGAAGGCAAAGTGGCAGTACGTACTCGTAAAGGGGCTGATTTAGGTACTTTCACTATTGAAGAATTTGCTGAAATCTTAAAATCCCAAGTAAGACAACGTGAGTTGAAATTGTTGGGTGAAGAGTAG
- a CDS encoding FMN-dependent NADH-azoreductase, with translation MNVLVLKSSILADNSQSNKLADYTIEKLKEHNIVVRDLAAQPLPHFDATAATAVRGEPKTTEENALLALSDELVAELKAADIIVIGAPMYNLGIPTQLKSYFDFIARPRVTFQYTANGPEGLLQGKKAIVLASFGGMYDENNNVTNYLKAILGFVGITDVQFAYAKGIGLGAEAIENAQRSARNKIDEIVASL, from the coding sequence ATGAACGTATTAGTATTAAAATCAAGCATCCTTGCAGATAACTCTCAAAGCAATAAATTAGCCGATTACACCATTGAAAAATTAAAAGAGCACAATATTGTGGTACGTGATTTAGCGGCGCAACCCCTTCCCCATTTTGATGCAACGGCAGCTACTGCGGTACGTGGCGAGCCTAAAACAACGGAAGAAAATGCACTTTTAGCGCTATCAGATGAATTAGTCGCTGAATTAAAGGCTGCGGATATCATCGTCATTGGGGCGCCAATGTATAACTTAGGCATCCCAACACAACTTAAATCTTATTTTGATTTTATCGCTCGCCCTCGTGTAACTTTCCAATACACCGCAAATGGCCCTGAAGGTTTACTTCAAGGTAAAAAAGCGATTGTATTAGCAAGCTTTGGTGGCATGTATGATGAAAACAACAACGTGACGAATTACTTAAAAGCGATTTTAGGTTTTGTTGGCATTACCGATGTTCAGTTTGCTTATGCAAAAGGTATTGGATTAGGTGCAGAGGCAATTGAAAATGCACAACGTTCAGCAAGAAATAAAATTGATGAGATCGTTGCTTCTCTCTAA
- the trpE gene encoding anthranilate synthase component I codes for MKNTPFIAVTSQPVPYHADTTAIFNTLCKQNSNSLLLDSAEIGSKNSLQSLILINAAVKITCLGNQVTFRALNANGKQVLNEIHPVLSQLGTVSAVNFENEFSVQFAPLDNQLDEDSKLQAATIFNGLRVISNHYQHSSTPVFLGGLFAYDLVANFIPMQGVKLKDDGINCPDYSFYLAENLITIDHQTQQATLKSFCFSQEEQVEVAKTALSIAQKLKNIDGVLSIKAASDEVSTNFEDPEFISIVKALKHHINIGDVFQIVPSRRFSLACPNTLASYAQLKHNNPSPYMFYMKDEDFILFGASPESALKYAPDNRQLEIYPIAGSRPRGFDAHGNIDPELDARLELELRLDHKEQAEHLMLVDLARNDIARVCQSGTRKVAELMQVDRYSHIMHLVSRVVGKLRPELDALHAYQACMNMGTLTGAPKIKAMQLIYQFEQQKRHSYGGAVGYLTSDGHFDTCIVIRSAFVQNGIAHIQAGCGEVLDSDPQMEADETRHKAAAVLKAIKQINTQAK; via the coding sequence ATGAAAAATACCCCTTTTATTGCGGTGACCTCTCAACCGGTTCCCTATCATGCCGACACCACTGCAATTTTTAATACGCTTTGCAAACAGAACTCAAATTCTCTTCTCCTCGACTCTGCCGAAATTGGTAGTAAAAATAGCTTACAGAGCCTTATTCTGATTAATGCTGCCGTTAAAATTACTTGTTTAGGTAATCAGGTGACCTTTAGAGCACTGAATGCGAACGGCAAACAAGTGTTAAACGAAATTCATCCTGTATTAAGCCAACTCGGTACCGTAAGTGCGGTCAATTTTGAGAATGAATTTTCTGTGCAATTTGCGCCGCTTGACAATCAATTAGATGAAGACAGCAAATTACAAGCTGCAACTATTTTTAATGGACTTCGTGTAATTTCTAACCATTATCAACATAGCAGCACACCTGTCTTTTTAGGTGGTTTATTTGCTTATGATTTGGTGGCAAATTTTATTCCAATGCAAGGTGTTAAATTAAAAGATGATGGTATTAACTGCCCGGATTACAGTTTCTATCTCGCAGAAAACTTAATTACCATCGATCATCAAACCCAACAAGCTACCTTAAAAAGTTTCTGTTTCAGTCAAGAAGAGCAAGTGGAAGTCGCCAAGACAGCACTTTCTATTGCTCAAAAATTAAAAAATATTGATGGCGTACTTTCCATTAAAGCGGCAAGTGATGAAGTCAGCACCAACTTTGAAGATCCTGAATTTATCAGCATTGTAAAAGCATTAAAACATCATATTAATATTGGTGATGTGTTCCAAATCGTGCCATCTCGACGTTTTTCATTAGCTTGCCCAAATACCCTTGCGAGCTATGCGCAATTAAAACATAACAATCCAAGCCCTTATATGTTCTACATGAAGGATGAGGATTTCATTTTATTCGGTGCATCACCAGAAAGTGCGTTGAAATATGCACCGGATAATCGTCAATTAGAAATTTACCCAATTGCAGGTTCTCGCCCGCGTGGTTTTGATGCCCATGGCAATATTGACCCTGAATTAGATGCGCGTTTGGAATTAGAATTGCGTCTTGATCATAAAGAGCAAGCTGAACATTTAATGTTAGTAGATTTAGCCCGTAATGATATTGCTCGCGTGTGTCAAAGCGGTACACGTAAAGTCGCCGAATTAATGCAAGTGGATCGCTATTCGCACATCATGCATTTGGTTTCTCGCGTAGTGGGTAAACTTCGTCCTGAACTTGATGCCTTACACGCTTATCAAGCTTGTATGAATATGGGGACTTTAACTGGTGCGCCTAAAATCAAAGCGATGCAGTTAATCTATCAATTTGAACAGCAAAAACGTCACAGCTACGGCGGTGCGGTCGGTTATCTCACCTCTGATGGTCATTTTGATACCTGTATCGTGATTCGTTCTGCTTTTGTACAAAATGGCATTGCCCATATTCAAGCGGGCTGTGGTGAAGTGTTGGATTCTGATCCACAAATGGAAGCGGATGAAACTCGCCATAAAGCAGCTGCAGTGCTTAAAGCAATCAAACAAATCAATACCCAAGCAAAATAA
- a CDS encoding aminodeoxychorismate/anthranilate synthase component II, giving the protein MANILFLDNFDSFTYNLVDQFRVLGHNVKIYRNDTNLEQVVQEALNTPDTILALSPGPGTPAEAGILLPLIDRLKNDVPIIGICLGHQALIQAFGGEVVHAGEVLHGKVSRIQHDNQAMFKDIANPMPVARYHSLMGKNLPDEFIVNADYNGIVMAIRHKTLPICAFQFHPESILTVQGSKLLQQSVEWLLNRD; this is encoded by the coding sequence ATGGCTAATATTCTCTTTTTAGATAATTTTGATTCATTCACTTATAACTTAGTGGATCAATTCCGTGTGCTTGGGCATAACGTAAAAATTTATCGCAATGACACTAATTTAGAACAAGTGGTACAAGAGGCATTAAATACACCGGATACGATTCTTGCGCTCTCACCGGGACCAGGTACTCCGGCAGAAGCTGGTATTTTGCTCCCACTTATTGATCGTTTAAAAAATGATGTGCCAATTATTGGTATTTGCTTAGGCCATCAAGCGCTTATTCAAGCCTTTGGTGGAGAGGTTGTACATGCAGGCGAAGTATTACATGGTAAAGTATCGCGCATTCAACATGATAACCAAGCCATGTTTAAAGATATTGCCAACCCAATGCCTGTGGCGCGTTATCACTCTTTAATGGGTAAAAACCTGCCTGACGAATTTATTGTCAATGCCGATTACAATGGTATTGTGATGGCGATTCGTCATAAAACCTTGCCAATTTGTGCTTTCCAATTCCATCCAGAAAGCATTCTTACCGTGCAAGGTTCGAAATTATTACAACAATCTGTGGAATGGTTATTAAACAGAGATTAA
- a CDS encoding tautomerase family protein, with amino-acid sequence MITVYGLKEVLAPRRQDIAEVIYNCLNLGLDIPRGKHAIRFLCLDKEDFLYPIDRNDDYTVIEINLMQGRMEGTKKRLIKMLFSELEYKIGIKSHNVEITIKEQPAHCWGFRGMTGDEARDLDYDIYV; translated from the coding sequence ATGATTACCGTATATGGATTAAAAGAAGTGCTTGCACCTCGTCGTCAAGATATTGCTGAAGTAATTTATAACTGTTTAAACCTTGGTTTAGACATTCCTCGCGGAAAGCATGCGATTCGTTTCTTATGTTTAGATAAAGAAGATTTTCTTTATCCTATCGATCGTAACGATGATTACACCGTTATTGAAATTAACCTTATGCAAGGTCGTATGGAAGGGACGAAAAAACGTTTAATCAAAATGCTCTTCAGCGAACTCGAATACAAAATTGGGATTAAATCTCACAACGTTGAAATTACGATTAAAGAACAACCGGCGCATTGTTGGGGTTTCCGTGGTATGACTGGCGATGAAGCGCGCGATTTAGATTACGATATTTACGTATAA
- the trpD gene encoding anthranilate phosphoribosyltransferase, translated as MQTAQLLEQLYSGKTLNKEESAVIFNAIMQGELNNEQIAAMLIALKVRGATIDELSGAVSASLQNAKPFSRPDYPFADIVGTGGDGQNTINISTASAIIAASMGAKVAKHGNRSVSSKSGASDVLTALGVNVNVTPEQTRQALDDIGVCFLFAQQYHSGFKHVAPVRAALKTRTLFNILGPLINPARPTYHLLGVYAPELVKTYAETAVALGHQHTFVVHGAGLDEVAVHGETQVAEIKNGKINYFTLTPEDFGLKTQSLESLRGGEPQENAQYLTALLQGKGKAEHANAVAANVALLLKLFGHDDLKQNVQNVLTHLASGKAFETLQHLTKY; from the coding sequence ATGCAAACGGCTCAATTATTAGAACAACTTTACAGCGGAAAAACACTTAATAAAGAAGAAAGTGCGGTCATTTTTAATGCTATTATGCAAGGCGAACTGAATAACGAACAAATCGCTGCCATGCTGATTGCGTTAAAAGTACGTGGCGCCACCATCGATGAATTAAGTGGTGCGGTATCTGCGTCTTTGCAAAATGCCAAACCATTCTCTCGCCCTGACTACCCTTTTGCGGATATTGTAGGAACGGGTGGCGATGGTCAAAATACCATTAATATTTCTACTGCCAGTGCCATTATTGCAGCCTCTATGGGTGCCAAAGTAGCAAAACACGGGAACCGTAGTGTATCGAGCAAATCAGGTGCCAGTGATGTATTAACCGCACTCGGTGTGAATGTGAATGTCACGCCAGAGCAAACTCGTCAAGCGCTTGATGATATTGGCGTATGTTTCTTATTTGCTCAACAATATCACAGTGGGTTTAAACATGTCGCCCCTGTTCGTGCTGCATTAAAAACACGTACGCTTTTTAATATTTTGGGTCCATTAATTAATCCTGCTCGCCCAACTTATCATTTGCTTGGTGTGTATGCCCCTGAATTAGTGAAAACCTATGCTGAAACCGCTGTCGCATTAGGCCATCAACATACTTTTGTAGTTCATGGTGCGGGTCTAGATGAAGTCGCCGTACATGGTGAAACCCAAGTGGCAGAAATTAAAAACGGTAAAATTAACTACTTCACTTTAACGCCAGAAGATTTTGGTTTAAAAACACAATCTTTAGAAAGTTTACGTGGTGGCGAACCGCAAGAAAATGCCCAATATCTGACCGCACTTTTACAAGGTAAAGGCAAAGCGGAACATGCTAATGCGGTAGCGGCGAATGTGGCATTATTGTTGAAATTATTTGGTCATGATGACTTAAAACAAAATGTTCAAAATGTGTTGACTCACCTTGCATCAGGCAAAGCGTTTGAGACACTACAACATTTGACAAAATATTAA
- the trpCF gene encoding bifunctional indole-3-glycerol-phosphate synthase TrpC/phosphoribosylanthranilate isomerase TrpF: protein MITQDFTKPIDSATVLQKIVLDKAQWVKAKETEFPLSQFKENIQKSDRSFYDALTKGTHQKSAYILECKKASPSKGLIRGEFNLDEIANVYKHYASAVSVLTDEKYFQGKFEYLPQVRDVVSQPVLCKDFMISEYQVYLARYYQADAILLMLSVVNDETYRVLADLAHSLGMGVLTETSNEEEFERALALGAKIIGVNNRNLHDLTVDLNRVVELTQKYADRIPADARIISESGIYNHSQIRDLQKVAHGFLIGSSLMGSADLNNAVREVIFGENKVCGLTRTQDVKEVYANGALYGGLIFVEHSKRCVSLRQAQELVTASPLRFVGVFQNQEIDFILKIAKQLQLYAVQLHGSETAEFITSLRHQLPEETQIWKAISVDTEAQSAADFTYDLNIARYIFDSQSANQQGGTGKTFNWSLIPENLKHKIILAGGISPDNIEQAIKQGCLGVDLNSGVETAAGVKDSEKVRSVFKTILSN, encoded by the coding sequence ATGATCACGCAAGATTTCACCAAACCAATTGACTCTGCTACGGTGCTACAAAAAATCGTCTTAGACAAAGCACAATGGGTTAAAGCGAAGGAAACCGAATTTCCGCTTTCACAATTTAAAGAAAACATTCAAAAATCTGACCGCTCTTTTTATGATGCATTGACTAAAGGCACCCATCAAAAATCGGCTTATATTTTGGAATGTAAGAAAGCTTCGCCTTCTAAAGGATTAATTCGTGGCGAATTTAATTTAGATGAAATCGCCAATGTGTATAAACATTATGCGTCAGCTGTTTCTGTGCTAACGGATGAAAAATACTTCCAAGGTAAATTTGAATATTTGCCGCAAGTACGTGACGTTGTCTCACAACCTGTATTGTGCAAGGATTTTATGATTAGCGAATATCAGGTGTATCTTGCGCGCTACTATCAAGCTGATGCTATTTTATTGATGCTTTCAGTGGTGAATGATGAAACCTATCGCGTACTGGCTGATCTTGCACATTCTCTCGGTATGGGCGTATTAACAGAAACCAGTAACGAGGAAGAGTTTGAACGCGCGCTTGCTTTAGGTGCAAAAATTATCGGAGTCAACAATCGTAATCTTCACGATCTCACTGTTGATTTAAACCGCGTAGTAGAACTTACACAAAAATATGCCGATCGTATCCCCGCTGATGCACGTATTATCAGCGAATCAGGGATTTATAATCACAGTCAAATTCGTGATTTGCAAAAAGTGGCACATGGCTTTTTAATCGGCAGCAGCCTAATGGGCAGTGCTGATTTAAATAATGCTGTGCGTGAAGTGATTTTTGGAGAAAATAAAGTATGCGGTTTAACTCGCACGCAAGATGTCAAAGAGGTTTACGCAAACGGGGCATTATACGGCGGCTTAATTTTCGTCGAACATTCAAAACGCTGTGTGAGCCTACGTCAAGCCCAAGAATTAGTGACAGCATCACCTCTTCGTTTTGTGGGTGTATTCCAGAATCAAGAGATTGATTTTATTTTAAAAATCGCTAAACAATTGCAGCTTTATGCTGTTCAGCTACACGGTTCAGAAACTGCTGAATTTATTACCTCACTTCGTCACCAACTGCCTGAGGAAACTCAAATTTGGAAAGCCATTTCAGTCGATACTGAGGCACAAAGTGCGGCTGATTTTACGTATGATTTAAATATCGCACGCTATATTTTCGATAGCCAATCTGCTAATCAACAAGGTGGCACAGGAAAAACCTTTAATTGGTCACTCATTCCTGAAAACTTGAAACACAAAATTATTTTGGCTGGTGGCATTTCACCTGACAATATTGAACAAGCCATTAAGCAAGGTTGCCTAGGGGTTGATCTCAATTCTGGTGTAGAAACTGCCGCTGGCGTAAAAGATAGTGAAAAAGTGCGGTCAGTTTTTAAGACGATTTTATCAAATTAA
- a CDS encoding SDR family oxidoreductase, translating into MQRTALVTGATAGFGAAICRTLIENGYRVIGTGRRVARLEQLQQELGENFHFLAFDISDRQATEDAFHSLPANWQSIDLLVNNAGLGLGLESADKASLDDWMQMIDTNIKGLVTITRLVLPQMVERNSGHVINLGSIAGTYPYPGGNVYGGTKAFIKQFSLNLRADLAGTQIRVSNVEPGLCGGTEFSNIRFKGDDARAKKLYENVEYVSPQDIANIVLWLNQQPEHVNINRIEVMPTAQTFAPLNVARIQK; encoded by the coding sequence ATGCAAAGAACAGCGTTAGTAACCGGCGCAACTGCCGGATTTGGTGCGGCAATTTGTCGCACACTCATTGAAAATGGCTATCGTGTAATTGGCACGGGACGTCGTGTAGCTCGTTTAGAACAATTACAGCAAGAATTAGGTGAAAACTTCCACTTTCTTGCCTTTGATATTTCAGATCGCCAGGCAACAGAAGATGCTTTCCATTCCCTCCCCGCTAATTGGCAATCCATTGATTTATTGGTGAATAATGCAGGTTTAGGATTAGGCTTAGAAAGTGCAGATAAAGCGAGTTTAGATGATTGGATGCAAATGATTGATACCAATATAAAAGGACTCGTCACCATCACTCGTCTTGTGTTACCACAAATGGTAGAACGTAATTCAGGCCATGTTATTAATTTAGGCTCAATTGCAGGTACTTATCCTTATCCAGGTGGCAATGTATATGGTGGCACTAAAGCTTTTATAAAACAATTTAGTTTAAATCTTCGAGCCGATCTTGCTGGTACACAAATTCGCGTGTCCAATGTTGAACCCGGTCTTTGTGGTGGAACTGAATTTTCTAATATCCGCTTTAAAGGTGATGATGCCCGAGCTAAAAAACTCTATGAAAATGTAGAATATGTCAGCCCACAAGATATTGCTAATATTGTTTTATGGCTCAATCAACAACCTGAACATGTCAATATTAATCGCATTGAAGTGATGCCTACTGCACAAACCTTTGCACCACTTAATGTCGCAAGAATTCAAAAATAA
- the trpA gene encoding tryptophan synthase subunit alpha — protein MSRFETKFAELAAKKEGAFVPFVTLCDPTFDRSFEIICTLVENGADALELGFPFSDPLLDGPVIQAANNRALNAGHSTEDSFKLLAKVRSKYPEIPISLLLCANLIFAKGLDNFYQRCAEVGVDAVLVADIPLLAKEDYVQAAKKYGIQPVFICPPNADAKTVQGVAENSEGYTYLVSRAGVTSAENQAHAANLDTLVEQLKAHNAPPILQGFGIAQPAQVKEALQLGAAGAISGSATVKIIERNLDNQAQCLSELAEFVRNMKAATK, from the coding sequence ATGAGCCGTTTTGAAACTAAATTTGCAGAACTTGCAGCGAAAAAAGAAGGGGCTTTTGTACCTTTCGTTACATTATGCGATCCAACATTTGATCGCTCTTTTGAGATTATTTGCACGTTAGTCGAAAATGGCGCAGATGCTTTGGAATTAGGCTTTCCATTTTCTGATCCGCTATTAGATGGTCCAGTTATCCAAGCGGCTAATAACCGAGCGCTTAATGCGGGCCATAGCACTGAAGACAGCTTTAAATTACTCGCTAAAGTGCGGTCAAAATATCCAGAAATTCCGATTAGCTTACTCCTTTGTGCAAATTTAATTTTTGCGAAAGGATTAGATAATTTCTATCAACGCTGTGCAGAAGTCGGCGTGGATGCAGTTTTAGTGGCAGATATTCCACTATTGGCAAAAGAAGACTATGTTCAAGCTGCTAAAAAGTATGGCATTCAACCTGTCTTTATCTGCCCACCAAATGCTGATGCAAAAACAGTACAAGGCGTTGCTGAAAACAGCGAAGGTTATACATATTTAGTTTCTCGTGCAGGTGTAACAAGCGCGGAGAATCAAGCTCATGCAGCAAACTTAGATACGCTCGTAGAGCAACTTAAAGCCCACAATGCGCCACCAATCCTACAAGGTTTTGGTATTGCTCAACCAGCTCAAGTGAAAGAAGCCCTTCAACTGGGGGCAGCGGGAGCTATTTCAGGCTCTGCAACAGTAAAAATCATTGAACGAAATTTAGATAATCAAGCTCAATGCTTATCTGAACTTGCCGAGTTTGTTCGCAATATGAAAGCTGCAACCAAATAA
- a CDS encoding helix-turn-helix domain-containing protein → MGKHYTIEFKLQVLQSILNEKMSIREATRFYNISSDTLVRTWLKRFEKSGIKGLIPRKPSGRPPMKPKYARMPPPPKTEEDRLRLRILQLEAEVAYLKELRRLRLQDEAEQRKLSKG, encoded by the coding sequence ATGGGTAAACACTACACAATCGAATTTAAATTACAGGTTCTTCAATCTATTTTGAATGAGAAAATGAGTATTAGAGAAGCAACTCGTTTTTACAATATCTCCTCTGACACATTAGTCAGAACCTGGTTGAAACGGTTTGAAAAAAGTGGCATAAAAGGACTTATTCCCCGTAAACCATCAGGACGACCGCCAATGAAACCCAAATATGCCAGAATGCCACCGCCACCCAAAACTGAAGAAGACCGTTTACGCCTGAGAATTTTACAGCTTGAAGCGGAGGTGGCCTACCTAAAGGAGTTGAGAAGGCTCAGACTTCAGGACGAAGCCGAGCAACGGAAATTATCCAAAGGTTAA
- a CDS encoding IS3 family transposase: protein MQRLRTRYPLKWLLGFAQLARSTFFAKRQIKPDKDELLKKTIKRIKANHPDYGYRRVHASLPGVNHKKVQRLMQALGLQVRSRKSKKFTTYRGTIGHIAPNRLERDFSATAPKQKWVTDITEFKAKDGSKVYLSPILDLFNNEIISYNLSYSPNWAQVEDMLMQAVKGLNKACGVILHSDQGWQYQMVAYRRILAEHGIIQSMSRKGNCLDNAAMESFFGRLKTECFYGREFKTKEEIVDAVRDYLDYYNHRRIQLKLKGLSPIQYRKQSFK, encoded by the coding sequence ATCCAAAGGTTAAGAACACGCTATCCGTTAAAATGGCTTTTAGGCTTTGCACAGTTAGCGCGTAGTACGTTTTTTGCGAAACGTCAGATTAAACCGGATAAGGATGAGTTGTTGAAAAAGACCATTAAACGCATCAAAGCCAATCATCCTGATTATGGCTACCGACGAGTTCATGCCAGCTTGCCAGGCGTGAATCATAAAAAAGTTCAACGTTTAATGCAGGCACTTGGGCTTCAAGTGCGGTCAAGAAAAAGCAAGAAATTTACCACCTATCGAGGCACAATAGGCCATATTGCTCCGAATCGTCTTGAGCGAGATTTTAGTGCAACGGCCCCGAAACAAAAATGGGTGACCGATATCACAGAGTTTAAGGCGAAAGATGGGAGTAAAGTCTATTTATCTCCAATTTTAGACTTATTTAACAATGAGATAATCTCCTATAACCTCAGCTATTCCCCAAACTGGGCGCAAGTAGAGGACATGTTAATGCAAGCCGTCAAAGGATTAAATAAAGCTTGTGGTGTCATTTTACATTCAGACCAGGGATGGCAATATCAAATGGTAGCTTATCGTCGAATCTTGGCTGAACATGGCATCATTCAAAGTATGTCGAGAAAAGGGAATTGCTTAGATAACGCCGCAATGGAAAGTTTCTTTGGGCGATTAAAAACAGAATGTTTTTATGGTCGGGAATTTAAAACAAAAGAAGAGATAGTTGATGCTGTCAGAGATTATTTGGATTACTATAATCACCGACGGATTCAACTAAAATTAAAAGGACTGAGTCCGATACAATATCGAAAACAATCCTTTAAATAA